One region of Halomicrobium sp. LC1Hm genomic DNA includes:
- a CDS encoding AEC family transporter, translating to MSLLSIFATAILPVVAVAGAGYLLGRFRDVDPGALNTVTVYVLAPALVVYSFATTPFPAATLLRVVVAVTAFSAAMIAVAESVGRLQGQTEPLLGAFVLVVAFPNVGNFGIPLSEFAFGPTGRSTAILVTALQGVLLYTVGVYIAARGDDGNPLSSMKRVFSIPLVYAVVGTLAARWLGVVPPESSAAMQTIEMLGNASIPVMLLILGIRLSNVSVDETVRRVGLASVAKLAVAPLVGVGIALAVGFRDPVVARTFVLLTAAPTAVTPVILVGAFSGESDGLSAGQFVSTSVLVTTLGSVATVTLLVAVLQSGAIV from the coding sequence GTGTCGCTGCTCTCGATTTTCGCGACGGCGATCCTGCCGGTCGTCGCCGTCGCCGGTGCTGGCTACCTGCTGGGTCGGTTTCGGGACGTGGATCCGGGCGCGCTCAACACGGTCACCGTCTACGTGCTCGCGCCGGCACTCGTCGTCTACAGCTTCGCGACCACTCCCTTCCCCGCCGCGACGCTCCTGCGCGTCGTCGTCGCCGTCACCGCCTTCTCGGCGGCGATGATCGCCGTCGCCGAGTCCGTCGGCCGACTCCAGGGACAGACCGAGCCGCTGCTTGGCGCGTTCGTTCTCGTCGTCGCCTTCCCCAACGTCGGCAACTTCGGCATCCCGCTCTCGGAGTTCGCGTTCGGCCCGACCGGTCGCAGCACCGCGATTCTCGTCACGGCGCTGCAGGGCGTCCTGCTGTACACCGTCGGCGTCTACATCGCCGCTCGTGGCGACGACGGGAACCCGCTGAGCAGCATGAAACGCGTCTTCTCGATCCCGCTGGTCTACGCCGTCGTCGGGACGCTGGCGGCCCGGTGGCTCGGGGTCGTGCCGCCCGAGTCCAGCGCCGCGATGCAGACCATCGAGATGCTGGGCAACGCCTCGATCCCGGTCATGCTGCTCATCCTCGGGATCCGCCTGTCGAACGTCAGCGTCGACGAGACCGTGCGGCGGGTCGGCCTCGCCAGCGTGGCGAAACTCGCCGTCGCGCCCCTCGTCGGCGTCGGGATCGCACTCGCGGTCGGCTTTCGCGATCCCGTCGTCGCGCGGACGTTCGTCCTGCTCACTGCCGCGCCGACGGCGGTGACTCCCGTCATCCTCGTCGGCGCGTTCAGCGGCGAGAGCGACGGCTTGTCGGCCGGTCAGTTCGTCAGCACGTCCGTGCTCGTGACGACGCTTGGCAGCGTCGCGACGGTCACGCTGCTGGTGGCCGTCCTCCAGTCCGGAGCGATCGTCTGA
- a CDS encoding PhzF family phenazine biosynthesis protein yields MDTRQALLVDAFTDEPMAGNPAGVVPDAEGLDDEQFGKIASELGASETAFVLPDDEADRRLRYFTPECEVDLCGHATVAAHALLYEHDRLDAGTHTLATAAGTFEIEIDDDGTVWMEQATAEVRPVDVADEDVADALGIDVATLRDVGADFPLSVASSGLPFLVVPVNYFEHLRDAQPDMAAIESLCESVGAEGLYAFTFDTLDGDATIHARAFVPLAGVSEDPVTGTAAGAACAYLRRHNALDGEREEIVVEQGHFLDRPGRVRVVTDGHDVRVGGQAVTTLDGELTVPDSEDDDIIEA; encoded by the coding sequence ATGGACACGCGACAGGCGCTGCTCGTCGACGCCTTCACCGACGAGCCGATGGCGGGCAATCCGGCGGGCGTCGTGCCGGACGCGGAGGGACTGGACGACGAGCAGTTCGGCAAGATCGCTTCGGAGTTGGGTGCCAGCGAGACGGCTTTCGTGCTCCCGGACGACGAGGCGGATCGGCGGCTGCGTTACTTCACGCCCGAGTGTGAAGTCGACCTCTGTGGGCACGCGACCGTCGCCGCCCACGCGCTCCTCTACGAGCACGACCGGCTCGACGCCGGGACCCACACGCTGGCGACGGCCGCGGGCACGTTCGAGATCGAGATCGACGACGACGGCACCGTCTGGATGGAACAGGCGACCGCCGAGGTGCGGCCCGTCGACGTGGCCGACGAGGACGTGGCCGACGCTCTGGGAATCGACGTGGCGACGCTGCGGGACGTGGGTGCGGACTTCCCGCTCTCGGTCGCTTCGAGCGGCCTCCCCTTCCTCGTCGTGCCGGTGAACTACTTCGAACACCTGCGGGACGCCCAGCCGGACATGGCGGCGATCGAGTCGCTGTGTGAATCCGTCGGTGCCGAGGGGCTGTACGCCTTCACCTTCGACACGCTGGACGGCGACGCGACGATCCACGCGCGGGCGTTCGTCCCGCTGGCCGGCGTTTCGGAGGACCCCGTCACGGGCACCGCCGCCGGGGCGGCGTGTGCCTATCTGCGCCGGCACAACGCGCTGGACGGCGAGCGCGAGGAGATCGTCGTCGAACAGGGCCACTTCCTCGACCGCCCCGGCCGCGTCCGCGTCGTGACCGACGGCCACGACGTGCGTGTCGGCGGGCAGGCGGTGACGACACTCGACGGAGAGCTGACCGTCCCCGACAGCGAGGACGACGACATCATCGAAGCCTAG
- the ppsA gene encoding phosphoenolpyruvate synthase codes for MALRWLDDITADDVDSVGGKAASLGELAGAGLPVPPAFVVTADTYRSFVQDTGIEAALSETVDVDTEDSQALAAAAEHAQELILETAVPDSVRDELLAAFDDLDHDVVAVRSSATAEDLPDASFAGQQETFLNVGRADLLDRVRECWASLFTQRAIYYRQEQGFSHDAVDIAVVVQAMVDADESGVLFTSHPSTGAERAIVEAAWGLGEAVVSGAVSPDNYVVDRESGRVEEVTVAEKKVMHVRDGDDTVERAVPDDKREQRVLGTETLDQLVEMGERVEDHYGTPQDVEWAIADDTLYLLQSRPITTIDEDGAADGIDAGVADGGAMTGQQDGVLVSGLGASPGQVAGSVRLVSKLDQLDKVEPGDIIVTEMTTPDMVPAMERAAGIVTDQGGMTSHAAIVSRELGVPAVVGTDAGTDRLQDGQDVTIDGDKGIVEPGATAAADEPEPSSAADGTDAGPAPKPMTGTEIKVNVSIPAAAERAAATGADGVGLLRIEHMILSTSKTPERYVEDHGERAYVDEIVDGVRTVAEAFYPRPVRVRTLDAPTDEFRQLDGGENEPAEHNPMLGYRGIRRSLDRPETFRLELDAIARLYDLGYDNVEIMLPLVNDAEDVLQARQLLESAGIDPDKRTWGVMVETPASALGIEQLCETGIDFASFGTNDLTQYTLAVDRNNEAVAGRFDELHPAVLELIGQTIETCREHDVATSICGQAGSKPEMVRYLVNEGVTSISANVDAVRDVQQEVKRVEQRLLLESVRES; via the coding sequence ATGGCACTACGCTGGCTCGACGACATCACGGCCGACGACGTAGACAGCGTCGGCGGCAAGGCGGCATCTCTCGGTGAACTCGCGGGCGCTGGCCTCCCGGTTCCGCCCGCGTTCGTCGTTACGGCCGACACGTATCGCTCGTTCGTACAGGACACCGGTATCGAGGCGGCGCTGTCCGAGACCGTCGACGTGGACACCGAAGACTCCCAGGCACTGGCGGCCGCGGCCGAGCACGCACAGGAGCTGATTCTGGAAACCGCCGTCCCCGACTCGGTCCGGGACGAGCTGCTGGCGGCGTTCGACGACCTCGACCACGACGTGGTCGCGGTCCGCTCCTCGGCGACGGCGGAGGACCTCCCGGACGCGTCCTTCGCCGGCCAGCAGGAGACGTTTCTCAACGTCGGCCGGGCCGATCTGCTCGACCGAGTTCGGGAGTGCTGGGCGTCGCTGTTCACCCAGCGAGCGATCTACTACCGCCAGGAACAGGGCTTCTCTCACGACGCGGTCGACATCGCGGTCGTCGTCCAGGCGATGGTCGACGCCGACGAGAGCGGCGTGCTGTTCACGAGCCACCCCTCGACGGGAGCCGAGCGAGCCATCGTCGAGGCCGCGTGGGGACTGGGCGAGGCGGTCGTCTCCGGTGCGGTCTCGCCGGACAACTACGTCGTCGACCGCGAGAGCGGCCGGGTCGAGGAAGTGACCGTCGCCGAGAAGAAGGTGATGCACGTCCGGGACGGCGACGACACCGTCGAGCGAGCGGTCCCGGACGACAAGCGCGAGCAGCGCGTCCTGGGGACCGAGACGCTCGATCAGCTCGTCGAGATGGGCGAGCGGGTCGAAGACCACTACGGGACGCCCCAGGACGTCGAGTGGGCGATCGCCGACGACACGCTGTATCTCCTCCAGTCTCGGCCGATCACGACGATCGACGAGGACGGTGCCGCCGACGGGATCGACGCCGGGGTCGCCGACGGCGGCGCGATGACGGGCCAGCAGGACGGCGTCCTCGTCTCCGGGCTGGGAGCGAGCCCGGGCCAGGTCGCCGGCTCGGTCCGGCTGGTCTCCAAGCTCGACCAGCTGGACAAGGTCGAACCGGGCGACATCATCGTCACGGAGATGACGACGCCGGACATGGTGCCGGCGATGGAGCGGGCCGCCGGGATCGTCACGGACCAGGGCGGGATGACCAGCCACGCGGCGATCGTCTCGCGCGAGCTTGGCGTTCCCGCAGTGGTCGGCACCGACGCCGGGACCGACCGACTACAGGACGGTCAGGACGTGACGATCGACGGCGACAAGGGGATCGTCGAGCCCGGCGCGACCGCTGCCGCCGACGAGCCCGAGCCGTCGTCTGCCGCCGACGGCACCGACGCCGGTCCCGCTCCCAAGCCGATGACGGGCACCGAGATCAAGGTCAACGTCTCGATCCCCGCGGCCGCAGAGCGGGCGGCCGCGACCGGTGCCGACGGCGTCGGCCTGTTGCGGATCGAGCACATGATCCTCTCGACGAGCAAGACGCCCGAACGCTACGTCGAGGACCACGGCGAACGGGCCTACGTCGACGAGATCGTCGACGGCGTCCGAACCGTCGCCGAGGCGTTCTACCCCCGACCGGTCCGGGTCCGCACGCTGGACGCGCCGACCGACGAGTTCCGGCAGCTCGACGGCGGCGAGAACGAGCCCGCCGAGCACAACCCGATGCTTGGCTATCGAGGAATCCGCCGGAGCCTCGACCGGCCGGAGACGTTCCGGCTGGAGCTGGACGCGATCGCTCGCCTGTACGATCTGGGCTACGACAACGTCGAGATCATGCTCCCGCTGGTCAACGACGCCGAAGACGTGTTGCAGGCCCGCCAGCTGCTCGAATCGGCCGGCATCGACCCCGACAAGCGAACGTGGGGCGTGATGGTCGAGACGCCGGCCAGCGCGCTGGGCATCGAGCAACTGTGCGAGACGGGGATCGACTTCGCCTCGTTCGGGACGAACGACCTCACACAGTACACGCTCGCGGTCGACCGGAACAACGAGGCCGTCGCGGGACGCTTCGACGAGCTTCACCCGGCGGTGCTCGAACTGATCGGCCAGACGATCGAGACCTGCCGCGAGCACGACGTGGCGACGAGCATCTGCGGGCAGGCCGGCTCCAAGCCCGAGATGGTCCGCTACCTCGTCAACGAGGGCGTCACCTCGATCAGCGCCAACGTCGACGCCGTCCGCGACGTGCAACAGGAGGTCAAGCGCGTCGAGCAGCGACTCCTGCTTGAGTCGGTCCGCGAGTCGTAG